One genomic region from Halorussus rarus encodes:
- a CDS encoding DUF7522 family protein has product MSQIYPYRLADFLHEQVGDGLRSVIYHDREGYEVVYVRDDADDYADEDVDEIVADLWADSYEQGIREDLRGHGPLNCSVWVFEEAIEMHFVADERQGVAVALDTETFLAQSSFIRRCLGVAGLE; this is encoded by the coding sequence GTGTCGCAGATATACCCCTATCGGTTGGCGGACTTTCTGCACGAGCAGGTCGGCGACGGGCTGCGGAGCGTCATCTACCACGACCGGGAGGGGTACGAGGTCGTGTACGTCCGCGACGACGCCGACGACTACGCGGACGAGGACGTCGACGAGATCGTCGCGGACCTCTGGGCCGACTCCTACGAGCAGGGCATCCGCGAGGACCTCCGGGGCCACGGCCCGCTGAACTGCTCGGTCTGGGTGTTCGAGGAGGCCATCGAGATGCACTTCGTGGCCGACGAGCGCCAGGGGGTCGCGGTCGCGCTCGACACGGAGACGTTCCTGGCCCAGAGCAGTTTCATCCGGCGGTGCCTCGGCGTGGCCGGACTGGAGTGA
- a CDS encoding acetyl-CoA carboxylase biotin carboxylase subunit produces MFDKVLVANRGEIAVRVMRACEELGIDTVAVYSEADKNSGHVRYADEAYNVGPARAADSYLDHEAVVDAAKKADADAIHPGYGFLAENAEFAAKVEETEGVKWIGPNADSMEQLGEKTKARKTMREADVPIVPGTTDPVEDPEEVTEFGDEHGYPIAIKAEGGGGGRGMKVVRSAEEAEDQLESAKREGEAYFDNDNVYLERYLENPRHIEVQIIADHHGNVRHLGERDCSLQRRHQKVIEEGPSPALTDELREQIGEAARRGADAAGYYNAGTFEFLVEDDPDREDGELLGTDANFYFLEVNTRIQVEHTVTEMLTGIDIVKWQIRVAADEELGFAQDDVDLEGHAMEFRINAENAADDFAPATGGTLATYDPPGGIGVRMDDALRQGDDLVTDYDSMIAKLIVHASDREECIARSERALAEYDIEGIPTIIPFHRLMLTDEAFVTGTHTTKYLDHALDPERIAEAQEKWGADTESAADNDEEVVEREFTVEVNGKRFEVDLEERGAAAIPAGSAGGESGGQKPQPAGGDSGGDEVDAGGEGESVTAEMQGTILDVNVSEGDEVAAGDVVCVLEAMKMENDVVAERGGTVTGVAVAEGDSVDMGDVLVTIE; encoded by the coding sequence ATGTTCGACAAGGTGCTCGTCGCCAACCGCGGCGAAATCGCGGTCCGCGTGATGCGGGCCTGCGAGGAGCTGGGTATCGACACCGTCGCCGTCTACAGCGAGGCCGACAAGAACAGCGGCCACGTCCGGTACGCCGACGAGGCGTACAACGTCGGCCCGGCGCGGGCCGCCGACTCCTACCTCGACCACGAGGCGGTCGTCGACGCCGCGAAGAAGGCCGACGCCGACGCCATCCACCCCGGATACGGCTTCCTCGCGGAGAACGCCGAGTTCGCCGCGAAGGTCGAGGAGACGGAGGGCGTCAAGTGGATCGGTCCGAACGCCGACTCGATGGAGCAGCTCGGCGAGAAGACCAAGGCCCGCAAGACGATGCGCGAGGCCGACGTGCCCATCGTGCCCGGCACCACCGACCCGGTCGAGGACCCCGAGGAAGTGACAGAGTTCGGCGACGAACACGGCTACCCCATCGCCATCAAGGCCGAGGGCGGCGGGGGCGGCCGCGGCATGAAGGTCGTCCGGAGCGCGGAGGAGGCCGAAGACCAGCTCGAGTCAGCCAAGCGCGAGGGCGAGGCGTACTTCGACAACGACAACGTCTACCTCGAGCGCTACCTCGAGAACCCCCGCCACATCGAGGTCCAGATCATCGCCGACCACCACGGTAACGTCCGGCACCTCGGCGAGCGGGACTGCTCGCTCCAGCGCCGCCACCAGAAGGTCATCGAGGAGGGCCCCTCGCCCGCGCTGACCGACGAGCTGCGCGAGCAGATCGGCGAGGCGGCCCGCCGCGGCGCGGACGCTGCGGGCTACTACAACGCCGGCACCTTCGAGTTCCTCGTGGAGGACGACCCGGACCGCGAGGACGGCGAACTCCTCGGCACCGACGCGAACTTCTACTTCCTGGAGGTCAACACCCGCATCCAGGTCGAGCACACCGTCACCGAGATGCTGACGGGAATCGACATCGTGAAGTGGCAGATCCGGGTCGCGGCCGACGAGGAACTGGGCTTCGCCCAGGACGACGTCGACCTGGAGGGCCACGCGATGGAGTTCCGCATCAACGCCGAGAACGCCGCCGACGACTTCGCGCCCGCGACCGGCGGGACGCTGGCGACCTACGACCCGCCGGGCGGCATCGGCGTCCGGATGGACGACGCGCTCCGGCAGGGCGACGACCTCGTGACCGACTACGACTCGATGATCGCGAAGCTCATCGTCCACGCCTCCGACCGCGAGGAGTGCATCGCCCGGTCGGAGCGCGCGCTCGCCGAGTACGACATCGAGGGCATCCCGACCATCATCCCGTTCCACCGGCTGATGCTCACCGACGAGGCGTTCGTGACCGGCACCCACACCACGAAGTACCTCGACCACGCGCTCGACCCCGAGCGCATCGCGGAGGCCCAGGAGAAGTGGGGCGCCGACACCGAGTCAGCCGCAGACAACGACGAGGAGGTCGTCGAGCGGGAGTTCACGGTCGAGGTCAACGGCAAGCGCTTCGAGGTCGACCTCGAGGAGCGCGGCGCGGCCGCGATTCCCGCCGGGAGCGCCGGCGGCGAGTCGGGCGGCCAGAAGCCCCAGCCCGCGGGCGGCGACAGCGGCGGCGACGAGGTCGACGCAGGCGGCGAGGGCGAGAGCGTCACCGCCGAGATGCAGGGCACCATCCTCGACGTGAACGTCTCGGAGGGCGACGAGGTGGCCGCCGGCGACGTGGTCTGCGTGCTGGAGGCCATGAAGATGGAGAACGACGTGGTCGCCGAGCGGGGCGGCACCGTCACGGGCGTCGCGGTCGCCGAGGGCGACAGCGTCGACATGGGCGACGTGCTGGTCACCATCGAGTGA
- a CDS encoding SAM-dependent methyltransferase has translation MSDGGADMDPEVYYDEFAEREWDRLDRDPVTRMEFANTVDYLAEHLPAVDGTSDSVRVLDAGGAAGRYACWLAERDYDVTLVDLSTEQVALAREKAAERDLADRVTAEKGDVRDLGFEDETFDAVCCLGGPLSHVVDEDERATAVAELRRVAKPGAPTFISVIGRLAMLRDVLKFNVDTEHGLLAPIAEDGDLTADRAAEYADGEGWAECHGFRADEFEAELEAGGFEVETLVGLENVANRMKRELADADDEALDSVREVVRLLREDRAAVDWSEHMLAVCRA, from the coding sequence ATGAGCGACGGCGGCGCCGACATGGACCCCGAGGTCTACTACGACGAGTTCGCCGAGCGCGAGTGGGATCGCCTCGACCGCGACCCCGTGACCCGGATGGAGTTCGCGAACACCGTCGACTACCTGGCCGAACACCTGCCGGCGGTCGACGGGACCAGCGATTCAGTCCGCGTCCTCGACGCCGGCGGCGCGGCGGGCCGGTACGCCTGCTGGCTCGCCGAGCGAGATTACGACGTGACGCTCGTGGACCTCTCGACCGAGCAGGTAGCCCTGGCCCGCGAGAAGGCGGCCGAGCGCGACCTCGCCGACCGCGTCACCGCCGAGAAGGGCGACGTCCGCGACCTCGGCTTCGAGGACGAGACGTTCGACGCGGTCTGCTGCCTCGGCGGCCCGCTCAGCCACGTCGTCGACGAGGACGAACGCGCGACCGCAGTGGCCGAACTCCGGCGCGTGGCGAAACCCGGTGCACCCACCTTCATTTCGGTCATCGGTCGACTCGCGATGCTCCGAGACGTCCTGAAGTTCAACGTCGACACGGAGCACGGCCTGCTCGCCCCCATCGCGGAGGACGGCGACCTCACCGCCGACCGCGCCGCCGAGTACGCCGACGGCGAGGGCTGGGCGGAGTGCCACGGCTTCCGCGCCGACGAGTTCGAGGCCGAACTGGAAGCCGGCGGCTTCGAAGTGGAAACGCTCGTCGGTCTGGAGAACGTCGCCAATCGGATGAAGCGGGAGCTGGCGGACGCGGACGACGAGGCGCTCGACTCGGTGCGCGAGGTCGTCCGACTGCTCCGCGAGGACCGGGCGGCGGTCGACTGGTCCGAGCACATGCTGGCGGTCTGTCGGGCTTGA
- a CDS encoding helix-turn-helix domain-containing protein — translation MARVVRDVQSLDVTLRLPPELRLSVPDPVAPGDDFVREELLSWHTHEDEGLQYFLSLVVGDLDAVREALDAVEAVRRFDLSRIDDDRFYAYVAMDLRPEDDAWFGVLAARRVVVVPPVVFGPEGEIALTVLGDPDELRQVVAEFPDEIAVDVDRVSEHDHLPGSLAGRLTARQFEAVEAARDLGYYDVPREAELADVADALDCTQSTASALLRKAERALVDAALVR, via the coding sequence ATGGCCCGCGTCGTTCGGGACGTGCAGTCGCTCGACGTGACCCTGCGGCTCCCGCCGGAGCTCCGACTGTCGGTGCCCGACCCGGTCGCCCCGGGCGACGACTTCGTCCGCGAGGAACTGCTCTCGTGGCACACTCACGAGGACGAGGGCCTCCAGTACTTCCTCTCGCTGGTGGTCGGCGACCTCGACGCGGTCCGGGAGGCGCTCGACGCGGTCGAGGCTGTCCGCCGATTCGACCTCTCGCGGATAGACGACGACCGGTTCTACGCCTACGTCGCCATGGACCTCCGGCCGGAGGACGACGCCTGGTTCGGGGTGCTGGCGGCCCGCCGGGTCGTGGTGGTCCCGCCGGTCGTCTTCGGGCCGGAGGGCGAGATTGCGCTCACTGTGCTGGGCGACCCCGACGAACTCCGGCAGGTGGTCGCGGAGTTCCCCGACGAGATCGCGGTCGATGTCGACCGCGTGAGCGAGCACGACCACCTCCCGGGGTCGCTGGCGGGTCGGCTGACGGCCCGGCAGTTCGAGGCCGTCGAGGCGGCCCGCGACCTCGGCTACTACGACGTGCCCCGGGAGGCCGAACTCGCCGACGTGGCCGACGCGCTCGACTGCACCCAGAGCACGGCGTCGGCGCTGCTCCGGAAGGCCGAGCGCGCGCTGGTCGACGCGGCGCTCGTCAGGTGA
- a CDS encoding cytochrome P450, whose product MSDLDHRDAERAARERPTESAVGSADLPPGPSGLPVVGSTLAASRDGLGFTGSLASYGDLVSYRAFGTDFVAVFDPNVVEAVLVSRSDAFRKGDFEMAFGDLVAPEGLAFAEGERWRRQRTALQSAFAPDRIASYADEMVAGTAALADDWANGEVVELGDAFAGLTLRVLTRALFGVDLGAERGAVVREAVGAIDATMDRFGLLSFLPEWVPTPTERRYDRAMADLDALVDALMTEREDDPGDRDDLLTLLLGAADADGTGMDREAVRDQLVTFLFAGHETTATALTYACWLLAGAPDARRTLDDELDAVLDGRDPEFGDLPALGYTEGVAKEALRLYPPVYALYRQPREPTVLGGYRIPADATLQLATYGIQRDDRWWDAPDEFRPERWSSGPEGTDRPEYAYFPFGGGPRHCIGMRFAMTELKLALATLASRVEFERVTATLDPSMGLTLDPGPVEVRVRRRD is encoded by the coding sequence ATGAGCGACCTCGACCACCGCGACGCCGAGCGCGCCGCGCGAGAGCGACCGACCGAGTCCGCCGTCGGGTCGGCAGACCTGCCGCCCGGACCGTCCGGCCTCCCCGTCGTCGGGTCGACCCTCGCGGCGTCCCGGGACGGCCTCGGCTTCACCGGGTCGCTGGCGTCGTACGGCGACCTCGTCTCGTACCGCGCCTTCGGCACGGATTTCGTCGCCGTCTTCGACCCCAACGTCGTCGAGGCGGTGCTGGTCTCGCGCAGCGACGCCTTCCGGAAGGGCGACTTCGAGATGGCGTTCGGCGACCTGGTCGCGCCCGAGGGACTGGCGTTCGCCGAGGGCGAGCGCTGGCGGCGCCAGCGGACCGCGCTCCAGTCGGCGTTCGCGCCCGACCGCATCGCCTCCTACGCCGACGAGATGGTCGCGGGCACCGCCGCGCTGGCCGACGACTGGGCTAACGGGGAGGTCGTCGAACTCGGCGACGCCTTCGCCGGCCTGACGCTCCGCGTCCTGACGCGGGCGCTGTTCGGCGTCGACCTCGGTGCCGAGCGCGGGGCCGTGGTCCGCGAGGCGGTCGGGGCCATCGACGCGACGATGGACCGGTTCGGACTGCTGTCGTTCCTGCCCGAGTGGGTGCCGACGCCGACCGAGCGCCGCTACGACCGGGCGATGGCCGACCTCGACGCGCTCGTCGACGCGCTGATGACGGAGCGCGAGGACGACCCCGGCGACCGCGACGACCTGCTCACGCTGCTACTGGGAGCCGCGGACGCCGACGGGACCGGGATGGACCGCGAGGCGGTCCGCGACCAGCTCGTCACCTTCCTGTTCGCGGGCCACGAGACGACCGCGACCGCGCTGACCTACGCCTGCTGGCTGCTGGCGGGAGCTCCCGACGCGCGCCGGACGCTGGACGACGAACTCGACGCGGTCCTCGACGGTCGCGACCCCGAGTTCGGCGACCTGCCGGCGCTGGGCTACACCGAAGGCGTCGCGAAGGAGGCCCTGCGGCTCTACCCGCCAGTCTACGCGCTGTACCGCCAGCCCCGGGAACCGACGGTGCTCGGCGGCTACCGGATTCCCGCGGACGCGACGCTCCAGCTGGCCACCTACGGAATCCAGCGCGACGACAGATGGTGGGACGCGCCCGACGAGTTCCGTCCGGAGCGGTGGAGCAGCGGACCTGAGGGGACCGACCGCCCGGAGTACGCGTACTTCCCGTTCGGCGGCGGGCCGCGCCACTGCATCGGGATGCGGTTCGCGATGACCGAGCTGAAGCTGGCGCTCGCGACGCTCGCCAGCCGGGTCGAGTTCGAACGGGTCACGGCGACGCTGGACCCCTCGATGGGCCTGACGCTCGACCCAGGCCCGGTGGAGGTTCGAGTGCGGAGGAGAGACTAG
- a CDS encoding acyl-CoA carboxylase subunit beta — MEDKIAELRDLREEALEGGGEDRIEAQHDRGKMTARERIDYFLDDGTFNEFDQLRTHRSHNFGMEEKRVKGDGVVTGYGEVNGRKTFVFAHDFTVFGGSLGEVFAQKVCKVMDKAMEVGAPVIGLNDSAGARIQEGVSSLAGYAEIFRRNTEASGVIPQISAIMGPCAGGAVYSPAITDFIFMVEDTSHMFITGPDVIETVTGEEVTFEELGGAKTHESTSGVAHFAEKSEEEALDDIRRLLSYVPQNNVEDPPRVEPWDDPERRDEELKSIVPDQPKKPYDMTRVIDGVVDEDSFFEVQEGYAKNMVIGFARLDGRSIGIVANQPRVNAGTLDIQASEKAARFVRFCDSFNVPILTFVDVPGFMPGTDQEHGGIIRHGAKLLYAYSEATVPLMTVITRKAYGGAYDVMASKHIGADVNYAWPTAEIAVMGPQGAVNILYDDELAEADDPEARREELIDEYRDQFANPYTVADLGYVDDVLEPPETRPRLIDDLEMLSSKRDEQPDKKHGNIPL; from the coding sequence ATGGAAGACAAGATAGCCGAACTGCGCGACCTGCGCGAGGAGGCGCTGGAGGGCGGCGGCGAGGACCGGATCGAGGCCCAGCACGACAGGGGCAAGATGACTGCGCGCGAGCGCATCGACTACTTCCTCGACGACGGCACCTTCAACGAGTTCGACCAGCTCCGGACCCACCGAAGTCACAACTTCGGCATGGAGGAGAAGCGGGTCAAGGGCGACGGCGTCGTCACGGGCTACGGCGAGGTCAACGGCCGGAAGACGTTCGTGTTCGCCCACGACTTCACCGTCTTCGGCGGGTCGCTGGGCGAGGTGTTCGCCCAGAAGGTCTGCAAGGTGATGGACAAGGCGATGGAGGTCGGCGCGCCGGTGATCGGCCTCAACGACTCGGCGGGCGCCCGCATCCAGGAGGGCGTCTCGTCGCTCGCCGGCTACGCCGAGATCTTCCGGCGCAACACCGAGGCGTCGGGCGTCATCCCGCAGATCTCCGCCATCATGGGTCCGTGCGCCGGCGGTGCGGTGTACTCCCCGGCCATCACGGACTTCATCTTCATGGTCGAGGACACCAGCCACATGTTCATCACCGGTCCGGACGTCATCGAGACGGTCACCGGCGAGGAGGTCACCTTCGAGGAGCTCGGCGGCGCCAAGACCCACGAGTCGACCTCCGGGGTCGCGCACTTCGCCGAGAAGAGCGAGGAGGAGGCGCTCGACGACATCCGGCGACTGCTGTCGTACGTCCCGCAGAACAACGTCGAGGACCCGCCGCGGGTCGAGCCGTGGGACGACCCCGAGCGCCGCGACGAGGAGCTCAAGTCCATCGTCCCCGACCAGCCCAAGAAGCCCTACGACATGACGCGGGTCATCGACGGCGTGGTCGACGAGGACTCGTTCTTCGAGGTCCAGGAGGGGTACGCCAAGAACATGGTCATCGGCTTCGCCCGGCTCGACGGCCGGTCCATCGGTATCGTCGCCAACCAGCCCCGGGTCAACGCCGGCACGCTCGACATCCAGGCCTCCGAGAAGGCCGCCCGGTTCGTCCGGTTCTGCGACTCGTTCAACGTCCCCATCCTGACGTTCGTCGACGTGCCCGGCTTCATGCCCGGCACCGACCAAGAGCACGGCGGTATCATCCGTCACGGCGCGAAGCTGCTGTACGCTTATTCTGAGGCCACCGTCCCCCTGATGACCGTCATCACCCGGAAGGCCTACGGCGGCGCCTACGACGTGATGGCCAGCAAGCACATCGGCGCCGACGTCAACTACGCCTGGCCCACCGCCGAGATCGCGGTCATGGGCCCCCAGGGCGCGGTCAACATCCTCTACGACGACGAGCTCGCCGAGGCCGACGACCCCGAGGCCCGCCGGGAGGAGCTCATCGACGAGTACCGCGACCAGTTCGCCAACCCCTACACGGTCGCGGACCTCGGCTACGTCGACGACGTGCTCGAACCCCCCGAGACACGCCCGCGGCTGATCGACGACCTCGAGATGCTGTCGAGCAAGCGCGACGAGCAGCCCGACAAGAAGCACGGCAACATCCCGCTCTGA
- a CDS encoding sodium-dependent transporter: protein MTRESWRTRLGFILAAVGSAVGLGNVWRFPWMTAENGGSAFLVVYLGIILVVGVPGLLAEFVIGRRSQRNPAGALYRLSSGSKSWGAVGLFGVTTAVVLLSFYSVVGGWILRYFLVSFTGAYFGSPGAYFESIDFGASAVGFHVAFLALTGLVVVGGVRDGIERATKVMMPAIVVLLIALAGWAVTQPGADAGLSFYLDFDGAYLRANLLDVVGAAAGQALFTLSLGVGTMITYASYLDEDHSLAFDGGAIAVLNTGVGVLAGLVVFPLLFATVGGLAGPAAGGGPGALFVSLAGAFSQVPFGQVLAITFFGVIVLAALSSSISMLEIPVAYLVDEHDVSRRAATLGLSGLVLVTGSANALRPALFTFVSGTLVDLMLTAGLAGFLVFVGWVLGADAVAEFSEGAGSGVRSLGPAWLWSVRTILPLFLLGTLAVNLLALAGVSLLG, encoded by the coding sequence ATGACACGCGAATCGTGGCGCACCCGGCTCGGCTTCATCCTGGCCGCGGTCGGGAGCGCCGTCGGCCTCGGCAACGTCTGGCGCTTCCCGTGGATGACCGCGGAGAACGGCGGGAGCGCGTTCCTGGTCGTCTACCTGGGCATCATCCTGGTAGTCGGTGTCCCCGGACTGCTCGCGGAGTTCGTCATCGGACGCCGCTCGCAGCGCAACCCGGCGGGCGCGCTCTACCGGCTCTCCTCGGGGTCGAAGTCGTGGGGCGCGGTCGGGCTGTTCGGGGTCACGACCGCCGTCGTCCTGCTGTCGTTCTACAGCGTCGTCGGCGGGTGGATTCTCCGGTACTTCCTCGTCAGCTTCACCGGCGCGTACTTCGGATCGCCGGGAGCGTACTTCGAGAGTATCGACTTCGGCGCCTCCGCGGTCGGCTTCCACGTCGCGTTCCTCGCGCTCACCGGACTGGTCGTGGTCGGCGGCGTCCGGGACGGCATCGAGAGGGCGACCAAGGTGATGATGCCCGCCATCGTCGTCCTGCTGATCGCGCTCGCGGGGTGGGCCGTGACCCAGCCGGGCGCCGACGCCGGCCTGTCGTTCTACCTCGACTTCGACGGCGCGTACCTGCGGGCCAATCTCCTCGACGTTGTCGGGGCGGCCGCCGGCCAGGCGCTGTTCACGCTCTCGCTGGGCGTGGGGACGATGATAACCTACGCCTCGTACCTGGACGAGGACCACAGCCTCGCGTTCGACGGGGGCGCCATCGCGGTGCTCAACACCGGCGTCGGCGTGCTCGCGGGCCTGGTGGTGTTCCCGCTGCTGTTCGCGACGGTCGGCGGACTGGCGGGGCCGGCCGCCGGCGGCGGGCCCGGCGCGCTGTTCGTCAGCCTCGCGGGCGCGTTCTCGCAGGTCCCGTTCGGCCAGGTGCTCGCGATCACCTTCTTCGGCGTCATCGTGCTCGCGGCGCTGTCCTCGTCGATCAGCATGCTCGAAATCCCGGTGGCGTACCTCGTCGACGAGCACGACGTCTCGCGCCGGGCCGCCACCCTCGGGCTCTCGGGGCTCGTCCTGGTCACCGGGTCGGCCAACGCGCTCCGGCCGGCGCTGTTCACCTTCGTCTCCGGGACGCTGGTCGACCTGATGCTGACTGCGGGCCTCGCGGGCTTCCTCGTCTTCGTCGGGTGGGTGCTCGGCGCCGACGCGGTCGCCGAGTTCTCCGAGGGCGCGGGCTCGGGCGTCCGGTCGCTCGGCCCGGCGTGGCTCTGGAGCGTGCGGACGATTCTGCCCCTCTTCCTGCTCGGAACGCTCGCGGTGAACCTGCTCGCGCTGGCGGGCGTCTCGCTGCTCGGGTAG